The DNA sequence ATAAATGATGAGagccccaaactctttgcaattttaggttgagaaacattatttccCAATGCAGTCTTTCTAAGAGACCTGGAACCCCTCCTTATCTAATTCTGAAAGACACATCCCCTCTGGGATGCACTTTTCataaccaatcatgttactgaccagttgccaattgacctaaatagttgtgagatgttccaccaggttctttttttttaaattacacaacttttctagtcttttgttgcccctgtcccagctttttttaaacatgttgctggcatgaaattcaaagtgggtGTATATTGTTTAAGGaacaataatgtttttcagtttcaacatttgatttgatgtctttgtactattttaaattgtgtataggatttaaatgatttgcacatctttgcattctgtttttatttccattttacagactcccaactttttggaaacaagattgtacttatgcaatcaatcaGGTTCtatcttttatttttagctTTTGTTTCGCTTGTCATTatgtacttttttgtgttgaccaCTGGCAAACCTAAAAATTTGAAAAACTCATAAGGGGTTGACAACCTTTCAGAGCCACTGTACATTAAGAACGTAAGCTGACAGGGTAAATTTGGCGATGATGGGAGTTCTAGTGATGTGACACACGCCAAGTAATTAACTCCCTACTTTCACAGCAAGGTACAATTTAAACTACAGAGATGTGTTGTAGCAGTGATGGGAGAAACGTCAGGACAGTGTGGACATAATACAGAGCCGTCTCTCACCAGGCTGAAGATCAAGGTGACTGTATTAGTACGTTTACACCTCGGGAGTCTTTTCTCCATCTTCAACACCCCGTCTGAGtcatcacacacacctccatctTTCAGGTCAATTGGCTGACAGCAGCACTAAAACATGTTAACCCCCCTGACCTGTTCACATGCCTGTTGCCATAGCTACACTCAGTCAGGTTTAAAGGATGTTTTAAAACACATGATCACTGTTGAAGATTGGAATGCAGCTAGAGAGACACGATTGGCTCCTTTCAGACAGGGTCGCTGAGCAAAAGCATCTATTAAGAGAGTTTGGCCAGGTTTCAGAATGGCAGCCATGTTGGCACCCTCATTCTCTCAAGTGCATTTGACAAGAGAGCCTCTGACAACCCCAGTTGTAAACAAGTGCAATAGAGCAAAGAAATGAATAGATGTTTTTATTGATTAGCAGTTAGAATAACGTGTATCTAAGTCTACTGCAGTGTCAACAAGTATCTGCTTTCACTGGAAATCTTCAAAGCGTTGGTTTGGAAACGAACCAGAACTTATCAGCACAATGCGAGGTGTGAATTATCACATGGCAATGGAAGAGAAAGTCGTGCTCTTGGAACAttgcagacaaaaaaaaaacaagttagCAAACCTCTCATAAATATCTGCCTCTGAGCAGGGCTCGTGTTGCACGAGTCCAGACCATTCCATGGGTCTCGCATGAAATGGTGTTGCGTAGGCCTGTTTGATGCAACCTGAAAAACTGATGCATTACATACACTTGTCCCCCAGGGAGCGAGACAGCGATCTTCCTCACCGATGAAGATGAGGAGAACCCCCACGGTGACCTGCAggctgagagagatggagataagAGTGATGAGGGGGGTGTACAAGGAGAAGTCTGGACCCTGCTCCAGGACAGCCTTCAGCTGGGAGGCATTGGCCATGAGCAGGGCCACATCCAGCATGCTCTCTGCCGCGCTCTTCTTGTTGGCGTAGTGGTTCTTGttcaggaggagggaggggcggGCGGCAAGCCGTTCGCCTGGATGGGggacctggacacacacacacgtcaacaataccgtcagactgtctgtagaCACTGTCTGTAAAAGCTAAGTGGAATGACATTTGCCAAGATTCTTCCCATCTATAAGAGACAAACAACACACTTAGAGATTAATACATGTGgtcatttttaatggaatactTTTGTCACTACCTGCTTTATTGATAGAGACATTGGGAAAGAGAGTGTGCATAAATAGCTGTGTGTGCGGTATTCAAACCTGCGCTGCAGCGGTATATGTGTACCGGAAGCAGTGGCTAATTTA is a window from the Esox lucius isolate fEsoLuc1 chromosome 12, fEsoLuc1.pri, whole genome shotgun sequence genome containing:
- the LOC105024958 gene encoding ninjurin-1 isoform X1, which translates into the protein MEINGSADRENRGEVPHPGERLAARPSLLLNKNHYANKKSAAESMLDVALLMANASQLKAVLEQGPDFSLYTPLITLISISLSLQVTVGVLLIFIGEEDRCLAPWGTSVCNASVFQVASNRPTQHHFMRDPWNGLDSCNTSPAQRQIFMRVRWNLNDQSKHFRLNVMESVATGLVFIIVVVNVFITALGVQRPSQSS
- the LOC105024958 gene encoding ninjurin-1 isoform X2, coding for MEINGSADRENRGEVPHPGERLAARPSLLLNKNHYANKKSAAESMLDVALLMANASQLKAVLEQGPDFSLYTPLITLISISLSLQVTVGVLLIFIVRWNLNDQSKHFRLNVMESVATGLVFIIVVVNVFITALGVQRPSQSS
- the LOC105024958 gene encoding ninjurin-1 isoform X3: MEINGSADRENRGEVPHPGERLAARPSLLLNKNHYANKKSAAESMLDVALLMANASQLKAVLEQGPDFSLYTPLITLISISLSLQVTVGVLLIFIGAVCNHGSTQTDPYCDMNQCRVGP